The Longimicrobiales bacterium genome segment TAACTGGCATGGTGAACCCGGATAGCCCGTACAGGCGGCCCCCTTTTGCCCTGATCGTAACAGGACAGGAATGGGTCTCCCTCTCGATGGTCACGATCTTCTCACCAAAGGGCTATGCGGTACTGCGGTCGTTCAACGGCACGCAGGCGCTGGAACGGGTTCGCGAGACCGCGCCCGACCTCCTCGTGGTGGACCAGGAGCTTCGTGACATGTCGGGCACGGACTTCTGCCGGGCTCTGCGCGAGCAGGGTGTGGTCGGTCCCACTACGCCGGTGGTGCTGATCTCCACCGGTCCCTGGCCGAGGGATTCCAAGATCGAGGCGCTGCGCGCCGGGGCGTGGGAGGCGTGTTCGCTGCCAATGGACAGCGAGGAGATGTTCCTGAAGATCGACGCGTGGGTGCGGGCGAAGCTCGCAAGCGATGACACGCGCGATCAGGGTCTGCTCGATCCTGACACCGGTCTGTACAACACACAGGGCCTGCTGCGCCGCATTGCGGAGCTGGCCGCCGGTGCTTCGCGGCACCACCGCCCGCTCGCGTGCGTCGTGCTGTCTGCCGAGCCTGGGGCTGCCGCTGGTGCGGCCACGGCCGAGCCGCTCCCGTTCGGCTCCACGTGGACGGCGGCCAGTGTGAGGTCGTTCGCGGCCACGCTGATGGCAGAGGGACGTGCATCCGATGCCATAGGTCGCATGAGCCCAACCGAGTTCGTCATTCTGGCTCCCGATACCGACGACGATGGCGTGCTGGGTCTGGCGGAGCGACTCAGGAAGGCTGTGGGCAGGAGTGCCCCCGATCCGGGAACGGAGTGGCAGGTGCGATTCGGGTGCTACGCAGTGCCGGACATGCATGACGCCTCGATCGCGCCCACGGAGGTCCTGATCCGGGCCGCCGAGGCCCTGCGGGGCGGCGACGGAGATCAGAGCCCCGTCCGGTTCTTCACCCAGACTCCCGAGTCCCGCAACTGACCGACTGAACCTCCTGCATGCAGGGCTCCCGCACAGTCAGCGGAGAGTGCTGCACGCAGCCGGGCAGCCGGCATGAAAAACGGCTGAACTTCCGGTCCCGCAGGAAGTTCAGCCGTTTTCAGCAGTGCGTTCGGCGTGCTGTCAGCCGTTGGCCGGCTGGAGCAGCTTCTCTCCCTCGTCCGTCTCCTCGGTGGTCTCGTAGTTCTCCATGTACGAGTAGTACTGGTACCCTTCCACGGAGTCGAAGCCGTTCAGGACGGCGCCGAGCAGGCGGACAGGCAGGCGGTTGAGCATCTCGACCTTCTGCTGCGCCATGCTGCGTTCCGTGTTGCCCGTGCGCATCACCAGCAGCATGCTGCCCGCCATGGTACCGAGCACGAGGGGATCAATGCCGGCGCCGAGCGGCGGGCTGTCGACGAGAATGACATCGAACTGCGGCTTGATCTGCGCCAGCAGGGCGCTCATGCGCGGCGATGACAGCAGTTCCGGCGAGCCATCGCGTCGGCTGCCGCTCGTGATGACGCTGAGACCCTCGAACTTCGTCGCGCGGATCAGCTTCGAGCCGTCGAGCGTCCCCGCGAGGTAATCGGTGAGGCCGGGCTTGCGATCCAGGCCGAACAGTCGATGCATGTCGCCGCGGCGCGTGTCGCCGTCGATGATGAGCACGCGCGAGCCCAGGCCCGCAAACGACAACCCCAGATTCGAGGTGATGAACGTCTTCCCGTCGCCACTGCCGGGGCTCGAGATCGTGACCATGAGCGGGCCCGCGCTGCCGTGGGCGTGTGAAAGTCCCAGGCGCACGGCCCGGAGCGCCTCCACGACCACCTTCTGCGAGTCCGGCGCCGCCAGCTGGCCGCGCCGCGCGGTCGCCAGGTTCGGCACCGCTCCGACGACTGACAGTCCGAGTCCGCGTGTCACCTGATCGGCGTAACGCAGTCGCGGGTCCATCATGTCGAGCAGGATCGCGAGGGCGAGGCCCAGGCCCAGGGCGATCACCACGCCCATGAACAGCATCTTCAGACGCGGATCCGCAACCGGCCGGTTGGGCGGGCTCGCGCTGTCCAGCACGCGCAGGTCCGGCACCGTGGCGTCCGTCGCCAGACGCGTCGTTTCGAAGCGCTGTCGCACATCCGTGTAGAGCCGCTCGGCGGACAGCTGCTCACGCTGCAGCTTCCACTCTTCTGCCACGCGATCGGGAATGTCCTGCATCTCGCTGCCCGCCGCACTGATCAGCTGTTCGAGGTTGCGGCTCTCCGACTCGATGTTCTCCAGAACGCGACCGGCCAGCTCGGGCACCGTCTGGCGCTCGAGCATGGTCAGCTGATTGCGCGCCTGCGCTACCTGCGCATGCTCATCCGTGTACTGCTGCCGGAGCGCGCGGATGTTGGCCCGCTCCGAGGCGAGCGCCGAGAGCGCCTGGTTCAGCTCCG includes the following:
- a CDS encoding polysaccharide biosynthesis tyrosine autokinase; its protein translation is MSDHRNLPVPGEPDGGLTPYDGWQPPPPQDEEQAGGVNLKRYLAAVLRYKWIILALVAVGTVVGWYAGRFVELRYRAQATVLLGSMTAQDKGQGPIQSSDLLGGADWLSLLRSFEVLDHVAWQERLYLEYAAKDSALMRTFSIDTVFAPGEYTLRVSKDGGQVHLLTGEGLQIETVRPGEKIGVGQGFIWQPEARLLTAGRSFDFTVVTPREAAVQLGRQLGLNLPKGSTFIGISYVTNSPKAAAAVVNTTVDRFIAVATELKNAKVVELRDLLAQQLIRAETNLAIADQALQAFRGQTITLPREGSPLAMTPGLAQTQAPVTNAYWQMKMQRDALNRDRERIMAALRVAEQDSLSVDALSAVPSVQQSPELNQALSALASERANIRALRQQYTDEHAQVAQARNQLTMLERQTVPELAGRVLENIESESRNLEQLISAAGSEMQDIPDRVAEEWKLQREQLSAERLYTDVRQRFETTRLATDATVPDLRVLDSASPPNRPVADPRLKMLFMGVVIALGLGLALAILLDMMDPRLRYADQVTRGLGLSVVGAVPNLATARRGQLAAPDSQKVVVEALRAVRLGLSHAHGSAGPLMVTISSPGSGDGKTFITSNLGLSFAGLGSRVLIIDGDTRRGDMHRLFGLDRKPGLTDYLAGTLDGSKLIRATKFEGLSVITSGSRRDGSPELLSSPRMSALLAQIKPQFDVILVDSPPLGAGIDPLVLGTMAGSMLLVMRTGNTERSMAQQKVEMLNRLPVRLLGAVLNGFDSVEGYQYYSYMENYETTEETDEGEKLLQPANG
- a CDS encoding response regulator, translating into MVNPDSPYRRPPFALIVTGQEWVSLSMVTIFSPKGYAVLRSFNGTQALERVRETAPDLLVVDQELRDMSGTDFCRALREQGVVGPTTPVVLISTGPWPRDSKIEALRAGAWEACSLPMDSEEMFLKIDAWVRAKLASDDTRDQGLLDPDTGLYNTQGLLRRIAELAAGASRHHRPLACVVLSAEPGAAAGAATAEPLPFGSTWTAASVRSFAATLMAEGRASDAIGRMSPTEFVILAPDTDDDGVLGLAERLRKAVGRSAPDPGTEWQVRFGCYAVPDMHDASIAPTEVLIRAAEALRGGDGDQSPVRFFTQTPESRN